The Gemmatimonadota bacterium genome contains the following window.
CGAAGCCCCGCGCTTCCAGCAGCTGGGCAAACATCTCACCGAGGATGAACGACTCCGCGAACGGCTTCGTGGCCACCACGATGGAGCGATCCGTCTGGGCCCCGAGCGCGCGCACAGCACCCGGGAAGAAAGACACAGCCATCAGCCATGTGCAGACGAGCCGAGCACGCATGCCTCGCTTCATGCCACCCCCGCCTTTTCGAGCAGCTCACGGACGTACGGCGTTGCGGGGGTCGCGCGCAGCTCGGCCGGTGTCGCGACCTGTTCGATCCGGCCGGCGCGCATCACCGCGACTTCGTCGGCGAGCTCGAAGGCCTCACGCAGGTCGTGCGTCACGAGCAGCACCGTGATCCGCATCTCCTCTCGCAGACGGGCGAAAGTCCGCTGCACGTCGACGCGGGTGATCGCGTCGAGCGCCCCGAAAGGCTCATCGAGCAGAAGAGTGCCAGGCTCGCCGGCGAGAGCCCGGGCGAACGCCGCGCGTTGTCGCTCACCCCCCGAGAGTTCTCGCGGCCACCGGTCTCCGAAGTCCTCGACGGGCAAGCCAACCATGTCCAGAGCTCGAGACGCAACAGCGTCGGCCTCCGTACGGCCGCACAGCCACGGCACCATCGCCACGTTGCGCAGCACGCTCCAGTGCGGCAGCAATCCGGCGTCCTGCTGCACGTAGCCGAGCGAGCGGCGGAGCTCACCCGTGTCGCGGGCCGAGACGTCGGTGCCGCCCACGACGACGCGCCCCGAATCCGGCTCCACCATGCGGTTGAAGCAGCGGAGTAGCGTCGTCTTGCCCGAGCCGCTCTCACCGACCAGTGCGACGCACGAACCGGTAGCCACGATCAGCGACACGCCGGCGAGCGCCGGCACGTCACCGTAACATTTGCTGACGTCGTGGGCTTCGAGTGCCGCAGTGGTTTCGACCATCGTCTGCCTGGCAGGGGCTTCGCTACAACTGGGAACCAGATCAGGTTGGGGATCGTTAGCTTATCCCGTCCCGCGCACTTCCTCCATACATCGTCATGGATCTCCACGTCGGCCGCCGACTCACGAGTGCCGAGATCTCGAGCCTCCTCTCCGAAGCCCGCAGCCGCACACTCCTGCTCACGGGCGTGCTCTCGGACGAAGACCTGCGTCTTCAGCACGACACGCTCATGAGCCCGATCGTCTGGGACCTGGGACATATCGGACACTTCGAAGAGGTGTGGCTCGTCGAGAACATGGTGAACGGGAGTACTGGCTCCGAGGGACTGCGCGGGATCTACGATCCGTTCGAGAATCCGCGTGCGCTCCGGAATGAGCTGCCCATGCCGAGCCGGTCCGAGTGTCTCGGTTACCTGGACACGGTGCGCCGAACGGTCTTGGAACGCTTGGCCTCGATCGACCTCGGGGCCGACGCACCGTTGCTCCGTGACTCGTTCGTATACCGGATGGTCCTGCAGCACGAGTACCAGCACAACGAGACGATCCTGCAGACGCTTCAGCTCAAGCGGGGCGATCCGTATGCTGCCCCGGGGCGCGGCGAGGCTCCGGCGGTAGAGACCGACGCGCCGCTCCCGGGCACCATGGTGCGCTTCCCCGGCGGCACTGTCGTGCTGGGTACTGACGATCGGTCGCTCGCATACGACAACGAACGGCCCGAGCACGAGGTCACGCTCGAAGCGTTCTGGATCGACGTGCATTCCCTCACCAACGGAGAGTACTTGGGCTTCCTCGAGGACGGGGGCTACGAACGTCGCGAGTTCTGGTCCGGCGCGGGGTGGGCGTGGAAGCGAGAGGCGGACTTGGTCGCGCCCGCGTACTGGCTGCGACGGGGCGATGACTGGTACGAGCGCTTCATGGAGCAAACGATATGCCTCGCGCCCACGAGCCCGGTCTGTCACATCTGCTACTGGGAGGCCGAGGCGTACGCGACGTGGGCGGGCAGGCGTCTCCCGACCGAAGCGGAATGGGAGGCCGCATCCTCGTGGGACCCGGGGACCGGCACGAAGCGGCTCTACCCATGGGGCGACGTAGTGCCGAGTAGAGAGAGAGCGAACCTCGATGCGCTGCTCTTCCAACCGGCGAAGGTGGGCAGCTATCCTCAGGGGGTCTCGCCGATCGGATGCTGGGGGATGATCGGCGACGTCTGGGAATGGACGTCGACGGACTTTCGCCCATACCCGGGCTACGAGACGTTCCCGTACCCCGAATATTCGGAGGTCTTCTTCGGCAACGAGTACAAGGTGCTGAGGGGCGGAGCGTGGGCGACGCGCTTCGGGGCGATTCGGAACACGTTCCGCAATTGGGACTACCCCATCCGCAGGCAGATCTTCAGCGGAGTGCGGTGTGCGCGAGACGACTGATTCGGTGTTGACCGAGACCCGGGGAAGCGTGGAGGTGCCGCGCGACCCTCATGATCGCTCGGTGATGCTCGCCGACGTGCTCGCCGGTCTACGTCTTCCTCAGAAAGAGCTGTCCCCGAAGTACTTCTACGATACGCGGGGCTCGGAACTCTTCGAGCAGATCACTCGCCTGGACGAGTACTACCCGACGCGGATGGAGCGCTCCCTGCTAGAGCAATGGATGCCGATCTGGGTGGATGAGTTTCGCCCGGCCGCGCTCGTTGAACTGGGAGCCGGCAGTGCGGAGAAGTCGAGGATCGTTCTCGACGCGATGAGCGCATACGAGACCGGGAAGCTGTACGTGCCGGTCGACGTCAGCGGTGAGTTCTTGCACGACACCGCGCGGCGCCTGCGAGTCGAATATGACGGCCTGCAGGTCGAGCCGGAGGTCGCGGATATCACCGAGACGCTCGAGATCTCGGTGCCGCTGCCTCGACCGTCCTGGCTGGCTCTGCTGGGCAGCACCATCGGGAATTTCGATCCCGTCGGCGCCGTGCGACTCCTGTGCAGGGTCGCTCGTCAGCTGCGGCCCGGTGACCGATTCCTCATGGGCGCCGACCTCCGACCAGGTAGCAGAAAGACCGTGCAGAGGGTCGAGCTGGCCTACAACGATGCGGCCGGCGTCACGGCAGAATTCAACCTCAACGTGCTTCGTGTCCTCAATCGCGAGCTCGGAGCCGACTTCGATCTCGACGCCTTCGAGCACCGAGCCTTCTACGCCGCCGATCATAGCCGCATCGAGATGCACCTCGAGGCGCGCAGCCGACAAGTCGTGAAGTTCCCCAACGGCGCTGGATCGGTTCGCATCGCACGCGGCGAGTCGATCCGAACCGAGATCAGCTGCAAGTACGATCGCCCCACCATCGAATGCCTTTTCTCCGACGCCGGACTCTCCGTGGAGCGTTGGGTGGAGGACTCACAGGGCTTCTTCGCGCTGATCTTGGCGACGCGGGCGAAGCCTGGCCCGGTCGAACCGTTCCGTGCCCCAACCGGTCTGGTTCGGGATGGGATTTGACCACATTGGTCAAATCGACTACGGTTGCGTATGGTCAAGGACAAGAAGAAGCATCTGGTGGTTCGTGAGACCGTGAGCCTCTACGACGCGAAGACACATCTCTCGTCGCTCGTCGAGCGGGCCGCCGCCGGAGAAGAGATCGTAATCACCAAGTCAGGAAAGCCGAAGGCTCGTCTCGTCCCGATGGACGACGTCCGCGCTCTCCGCGAGCCCGGGCGGGGTCGAGGTCAGTGGCGTATCTGCGATGACTTCGATGATCCGCTTCCGGACGACCTCATCGCCCTCTTCGGGGGCGGCGACGAGTGAGGCTCCTGCTGGACACCCATGTGCTCATCTGGTGGGATGAGGGAGCACGGCTTTCAGACAAGGCGGACGGCGCGATCCGAGCAGCGCAGCAGGTCTATGTAAGCTCGGTAACGGGATGGGAGATCGCGATCAAGAGCTCCCTGGGGCGGCTCGAGACGACACGAAGCGTGGTGGACGCCGCGAGAGAGTCCGGATTCGAGGAGTTGCCAGTGCGGCTCGTCCACACGGAGATGCTGCGGGCGCTGCCGCTGCATCATCGGGATCCATTCGATCGGATGCTCGTAGCGCAGGCCCGCGTTGAGGGACTCACCCTCGTGAGCCGCGATCGCGCGCTGCGAGAATACGATGTGAAGGTGCTCCTGGCGTAGCCCGGTCGACGAAGTATTCCTCGTCCACGAGTCCCCTACGTATCTTCTGCTCTCGCACATACGTATGCCCCCCCCGGCAGGCCCGACTGCCCATGCCGTAGACTTATGCGGTCCGTGAGCGTTGGGGACGCCTCTAGAAAAACAGACCCTCGCCGCGCACTTCGAGGTCCGGACCGATCTCGATCCAACTGTGTCCGTCAACGGCTTCCCACACTGCGCCCGGATCGAGACGCTCCGAGGCGAGCACTATGCCGTTGGGCGCGAACGGCGGGCGCTTCGCGACGTACAGGGAGTTCGTCTCCAGCACCGTCCCGCTGCGCACTGCGGCGATTCTGTTCCCGTCGCTCAGCACCATGTTCATCTGAGCTTCGGTCTCTCGCCCTACGCGGTCGTAGACCACCTTCGCCGCGCGTTGAAGTGCCTCGGGAAGCGTCGCGCCCCCGCGAACGGCCGCCACCGCCAACAGGAAGAGCGTCTCCGAGTCCGAGCAACCCCGCAATTCGGAATACAGGTCGTCCGGGAGCTCGGCGCGCAGTGCACGCATGTGCCGCGAGCGGAACTCCGGCACGAAGCCGTTCAAGACGAAACTCCACTTGTCGAATACGAGCGGCGGCACCCCCGAGCGGTCGAGCGGCGTTCCCGGCGTAGCATTTCGTAGTCCTGCCAGCACACAGCTCGAGGACAGTGACGACAGCGTGGTGCGCAGGTCGGTGTCGTACCAGATGGGACGCAGCTCGGCCAACCGGGCGGGTCGTCCCTCGGTGTACCAGACGACCCCGTACCCGTCCGCGTTGATGGTACCGGAGAGCAGTTCTTGGGGCGCCCAGCTCTGCTCGTAGAGCGAGTGCGATCCATCGAAGACGAGGTGCGCGGGCGTCACTGGCGCACCGAGATAGGCGACGAGCCTACACATCGAGTCGATTCCCTTCAGACAAGAGCTCGCCGAGCGAAGCGAGGTCGACGTTGCCGCCGCTCAGCACGGCGACGACGGGTTGCTCTGGCTCCACCGGAATGCGGCCTTCGAGGA
Protein-coding sequences here:
- a CDS encoding ATP-binding cassette domain-containing protein yields the protein MVETTAALEAHDVSKCYGDVPALAGVSLIVATGSCVALVGESGSGKTTLLRCFNRMVEPDSGRVVVGGTDVSARDTGELRRSLGYVQQDAGLLPHWSVLRNVAMVPWLCGRTEADAVASRALDMVGLPVEDFGDRWPRELSGGERQRAAFARALAGEPGTLLLDEPFGALDAITRVDVQRTFARLREEMRITVLLVTHDLREAFELADEVAVMRAGRIEQVATPAELRATPATPYVRELLEKAGVA
- a CDS encoding ergothioneine biosynthesis protein EgtB; amino-acid sequence: MDLHVGRRLTSAEISSLLSEARSRTLLLTGVLSDEDLRLQHDTLMSPIVWDLGHIGHFEEVWLVENMVNGSTGSEGLRGIYDPFENPRALRNELPMPSRSECLGYLDTVRRTVLERLASIDLGADAPLLRDSFVYRMVLQHEYQHNETILQTLQLKRGDPYAAPGRGEAPAVETDAPLPGTMVRFPGGTVVLGTDDRSLAYDNERPEHEVTLEAFWIDVHSLTNGEYLGFLEDGGYERREFWSGAGWAWKREADLVAPAYWLRRGDDWYERFMEQTICLAPTSPVCHICYWEAEAYATWAGRRLPTEAEWEAASSWDPGTGTKRLYPWGDVVPSRERANLDALLFQPAKVGSYPQGVSPIGCWGMIGDVWEWTSTDFRPYPGYETFPYPEYSEVFFGNEYKVLRGGAWATRFGAIRNTFRNWDYPIRRQIFSGVRCARDD
- the egtD gene encoding L-histidine N(alpha)-methyltransferase: MRETTDSVLTETRGSVEVPRDPHDRSVMLADVLAGLRLPQKELSPKYFYDTRGSELFEQITRLDEYYPTRMERSLLEQWMPIWVDEFRPAALVELGAGSAEKSRIVLDAMSAYETGKLYVPVDVSGEFLHDTARRLRVEYDGLQVEPEVADITETLEISVPLPRPSWLALLGSTIGNFDPVGAVRLLCRVARQLRPGDRFLMGADLRPGSRKTVQRVELAYNDAAGVTAEFNLNVLRVLNRELGADFDLDAFEHRAFYAADHSRIEMHLEARSRQVVKFPNGAGSVRIARGESIRTEISCKYDRPTIECLFSDAGLSVERWVEDSQGFFALILATRAKPGPVEPFRAPTGLVRDGI
- a CDS encoding type II toxin-antitoxin system Phd/YefM family antitoxin, which produces MVKDKKKHLVVRETVSLYDAKTHLSSLVERAAAGEEIVITKSGKPKARLVPMDDVRALREPGRGRGQWRICDDFDDPLPDDLIALFGGGDE
- a CDS encoding type II toxin-antitoxin system VapC family toxin codes for the protein MRLLLDTHVLIWWDEGARLSDKADGAIRAAQQVYVSSVTGWEIAIKSSLGRLETTRSVVDAARESGFEELPVRLVHTEMLRALPLHHRDPFDRMLVAQARVEGLTLVSRDRALREYDVKVLLA
- a CDS encoding class II glutamine amidotransferase; the protein is MCRLVAYLGAPVTPAHLVFDGSHSLYEQSWAPQELLSGTINADGYGVVWYTEGRPARLAELRPIWYDTDLRTTLSSLSSSCVLAGLRNATPGTPLDRSGVPPLVFDKWSFVLNGFVPEFRSRHMRALRAELPDDLYSELRGCSDSETLFLLAVAAVRGGATLPEALQRAAKVVYDRVGRETEAQMNMVLSDGNRIAAVRSGTVLETNSLYVAKRPPFAPNGIVLASERLDPGAVWEAVDGHSWIEIGPDLEVRGEGLFF